The genomic DNA CCTCCGGCGGAACATGATTGTAAAATACCAGCTCCTTTTCATCTGCCATGAATGAATTTGCCTGAATCTCTTCATCTATCAGGGACTTGAGGTTCATCTCCTCAACGTCGTCGATGGTATGATGGCTGTTGAGCCTGATAAGTTCCATGATATCCTCAACCATCTGCTCCATGTATCTAAGACTTTTCTGGAACATATCAAGCAGACTTTGAGAATCGGGATCGCTTACCGCCTCTTTTACCAGCGGGAGAATGGCGACCATGGGAGTCAGGGGTGTCCTGAGGTCATGGGCCAGCTGGTATATGAACTGATCTTTCTGGATTAGAAGTGATTCAACCTTTTGTGCACGTTCCTTCAGTTCCTCATTCAGCTTGCGGATCTCTACTGTATCTTCTGATACCCGGCCTTCCAGATCAGAGGTCAGCAATGCAAGTTCTTCTTTGACATGTATGAGCTCCTGGTTCTGTACGGCAAGTTTTTCTGCCTGCATCCTGGCCTTCTCTTCAGCGGCCTGCAACAATTCCCGTTCCCTATCTTTTCTCATCCAGAGAATTGAAAGGATGATGACAAGCAGACAGAGAAGAGACGTGATAATAACCGGAATAAGGACCGCTTTAAAGACGCCACTCTCCCAGGATGTCGCATCAATGTCTATGCCAAGGATCGCATGGACCGTTGTGTCGTCCGGGCCATATATCGGCACAAGACCAGTCACCCATCGCCCCCATCGGTCTGAGAGCGGGCCTTCAACACTCTCCTGCGGATGGGTGAACATATCCCTGATTAATCCGGATGCCTCGTGGTATCTCTGACCCGGATGCGAGTACATAACCGAAGTATCCGGTTCAGAGTCTGCCAGGAATACCAGTTCTCCATCAGGGCTCTTCCCGAGCAGGTAAACAAACCGGGTCAGGGGGCGACTTTGCGCCACATCAGTGAGATATTTTTTTATCCGGCCATATGCAGGTGAGTTCAGGTCAGATATCGTTCCCTTAAGTTGATACAGGTCTTCCCTGATTATTCCCACTGACCCAATCCTGGTATCGGTGAGAAGATCCTGACGCATCTCATCCTCCTTTATTGAGATGCTGATGATCGTGAAGAGAGCACCAAAAAAAAGCAGACCTGCCAGCGAGATAATGACTACCTGCAGGAATCGGTTCATTCTGGTATATGACAGATTACCCTGACAAGTAGATATGATATATGGTTTGATCCGGATTTAGAGGGATGGGGCGGGAAATGCCTGGATCAGAAACCAGATCCCAAAGAGGACCAATATAACCCCACAGAGCACAAGAATCCCCTGATACATCCGATTGCTTAGCATCATCCTACTGTGGTGAATACTGATAGATACCAGGGTGAACCATCCAAGATCTGCTGCCCAGTGACCGGCGATGAATGCTGCAAGTCCGGCGGCCCCCTGGGAAAGAGAACTGATAAGGAGGGCGCTGCCAACGGAGAACCACCATATCCAGAAGTACGGGTTTGACACACTGGTCAGGAGTCCGGCTAGGATCGGGCCTGATGGAGACTCCATGCTGATATCAGCGGAGATTGCTGCTCCTCGTGCTCCGAAAAGAGTCATTCCACCAAACAGGATCAGGGCAGAACCGCCGATTCCCGCAATGGCTGGGCGGAGAGTTTCAGGAAATGATGAGATACCGGCGGCGATGAGCACAACAATGACCATCTCAGCAATGACATGTCCAAGAGTTACCCGCGGTCCTCCTGTCCAGCCAACATGAAGGGCAGAACGGATGGTTGCAATCAACGTCGGACCCGGGGCGAGGGCACCGGTAAGACCAATAATAAAACCCATCAGGGCAAGCTCTAAAATACTCATACGAACTGCCTGTACCAGTACAATGACCGCATAGTTTGGAAGGATTATTATGAAATCGGTAATTCCAAAGCCTGTGCACTATCTGCACTTCATACCGAAGACCAAATTTTCTGGATTCATACAAAAATTTGGCATTACACTATAATCCTGATAGGTCATCAAGTATATGCCATCCGGTATGCTATGGTCCTTCCAGTCTGTATAGCAATCCCTATAAGTAAGACTCCGGGGTATCAGTATACGCAATGATGATGATATATACCGACGGGGCGTCGCGGGGGAACCCAGGTCCTGCTGCCTGTTCATATCAGATAAAAGATGAGAATGGCAACCGGATTGCTGATTATGTCTGCTTTCTTGGTCAGACCACAAACAATGTCGCAGAATATACGGCCATAATAAAAGCGCTCACGAGGGCAGCTGAAGAGACAAAAGAAGCGATACATGTATACTCAGATAGTCAGCTGGTCATCAGGCAGATAACCGGGGTATACCGGATTAATAAACCTCATCTGAAAGCCCTGTATGATGAGGTTATGGTTCTTGCATCCCGGTTCTCACATTGTATCTGGGAGTATGTACCACGAACCCATCCTGATATCGGGTACTGTGACCGGCTGTGTAATGAGGAACTGGACCGGCACCGGTAATGACCCACAGACATCACTCAGAATTATCACCTCGGACGAAGAGGTATGTACCATGGTACCCCCGGATGCCAGGCTCCTGATAGTCGATGATGATCCCGCGATTCGGGAATTTTTGAAAAACCGGCTCATGATGGAGGGCTATGAGGTCTCGGAAGCAGAGGATGCAGAGAAGGCATTGGAAAGACTGGAGGAACACCCGGATACAGACCTCATCCTCCTGGATGTTATCATGCCTGGTGCTTCTGGGTTTGATCTTCTCCGAACTCTGAAAGAAGACAGACGATACTGCCAGATTCCGGTCATCATGGTCACCGCGCTCGGCCTTGTTCAGGACAAGGAACTTGCTTTCAGACTTGGTGCAGGAGATTACCTGACCAAACCTTTTGATACCCGTGAAATGCTGGCACGTATCGGGACCCATATCACACTGAAAAAGAAGAATGATGCGATCACTCATACCAACCAGGTACTCTCAACCATCCTTACAACCATTCCCGGTATCGTCTACATGAAGGATGCAGATAGAAAATTTCTCCATGTGAATCACCTGTTTGAAGAGATGTGCGGGATTTGTGGAGACCAGATAATCGGAAAGACCGGGGATACCCTGCCTGATAGAAAACTTGCAGAGGCGTTTAACCGGTCAGAGGAACTCATTTTTACCCATGGCATCCCGTTTCTGGAAAATGTTGAGGATATCTCTTCGAAGACGGGTGAAACGAAGAACATATTCTTCCGCCGTCAGCCGGTCAGAACTCCTGACGGAGAATTAAACGGGCTTGTAGGAGTTGGTATTGACCTGACTGAACAGATCCAGTTAAGGAACATACTGTCAGATCGGGAGGCATTTCTCTCCACCCTTATGAACTCGTTTCCGGCACGGATATGGGCGGTTGATGTGAACTATCATTTTACCCAGCAGAACATGCATCATGCAACCAGATGGGGGAGCCTTATCGGAATTTCAGTAGATGAGATAGAGACCGACAGTTCGGTCAGGGAGGAATGGAAGAGGCGGTGTGATGCTGCACTAGCCGGGAAGATAGATTGTGCAGTATATCCCTGCGGAAATAAGGATAAATGCAGGGTTCTGATATCATGGACGGTCCCTATCATCGAAGAAGATAAAAAGACCGGAGTGCTCGGCATCTCTTTTGAACTGGATGAACACACCATCCAGAGCATAGTACTTACAAATTCAGAATGTCAGGGTGATGAACCTGCATATATATGACGGGCACCGGATATGGTTCAGGTTTTAGTCGTCGATGATACCAGGTTCATGCGAACCATTCTGGTAAATATTCTTACTGAAGAAGGGTTTGAGATAGTCGGTGAGGCAGAAGACGGTCAGCAGGCAGTTGAGTTATATCTGAAGACAAAACCTGATCTGGTTCTTATGGATATCATCATGCCAAAGATGGACGGGATGATGGCTTTAAAGACCATCCTTGGAGTAAACCCTGCTGCAAAGGTGATTATGGTGACCGCCATTCAGTCTGTTGAGATGGCAAAACTGGCATTCAAATGCGGAGCTTTGAGTTATATTATTAAACCATTTCAGAAACAGGGAATATTACAGGAGATTGATAAAGTTCTTCATCAATAGCCGGGGGATATCTATAAGAAATACCAGTACCAAAGAAACATTATAATCCCCTGCAGTTCCCGTACCCCCAGCACCCCCCGGAGATGACGAGTCCTGAATCCAGAAACCTCCACCCCAATATCAGTTCTATTTGTCGATGATGAACCGAGTATGGGCGATATTGCCCGTATTTTTCTTGAAGACCGACTGGGAGGGTGTGTCGTAACCCAGGTAACAGATGGTGAAGATGCCCTGGAACATATACATACCCACACATATGATGCTATTGTAGCGGATTATGAGATGCCAGGGCTTGACGGATTACAACTCCTCCGGACCTTACGGGGCAATGGTGACAATACACCCTTTCTTGTCTGTACCGGTAAAAGCAGGCATGAAGTAGTCATTGAAGCCCTGAATGCCGGTGCTGATTTCTACCTGCAGAAAGGGGAAGACCCCCTTGTCCTGTTTACTGAGATGAAGCAGATGATCGTCCAGGCAGTGACGCGAAGACGATCCGAGAAGGCGTTGGCAAAATCCCGAAACCTTCTTGAAGAGATGATCGATTTTCTCCCAGATGCAACGCTTGCCGTTGATTCATCACAGCGTATCATCGCATGGAACCGGATCATGGAAGAACTGACCGGTATCCCGCCTGCAGCGGTGCTCAATAAATGCCAGGATTTTTCAGAATGTACCTACCGGTATCCCGGCGTCTCTTCTCTTATTGAGAGGATCCTGATTCTTGGAGAACGGACAACAGGAGATCCGGATAATCACGGAATTGAAAACAGGATCATAACCGAGGAGTACCATGGCCATGTCGGGGAGGGTGATGATAATGAACGGTATTACCGGATCATGGTCTCTCCTATCCTTGATGCAGATATGCAAAAAGTCGGGTTCATCGGATCGGTCAGGGATATAACCCTTCAGAAACGCTATGAATATGCACTTCTTGAAAGCAGAGAGAACTTTCGTGCACTTGTTGAGAACAACACCGATATTGTCATGAGATTTAACCCGGAAGGAAGGCATCTGTATGTAAATCCTGCAGTTAAGCCATATATTCCATTCCCTCCTGAAAACCTCATCGGAAAGAAGTACGGAGAACTGGCCTATCCTCCACGACTGGCTGATGATTGGGACGCCCTCATTCAGCAGGTTATAGAAACAGGAAAACCACATGAAGCAGATATCTCATTCCAGTCACCGAAGGGATTGGTAACCTTTAACTGGCGGCTTTTTCCGGAGTTTGACATGGAAGGAAAGGTTCGATCTGTCCTCTCCATATCCCGTGATATTACCTATCAGCGAGAGTTTGAACAGGAGAAACAGGCATTACTTTCTCAGATAGAGAGAAATCTTGGCGAATTTGCTATCCTCAACGACGGAATCAGAAACCCTCTTGCGGTCATCACCGGCTGGCTGTCCATGATGGATCTCCATGAAGAGGAGCGGTCAACACTCATGCATCAGATAAGGCAGATTGACGAGATGATAACCAAGCTGGACCGGAGATGGGTCGAGTCAGAGAAGGTTCTCGGGTTTTTACGACGCCATTACGCAATCCAGGCAGGGTATCCGAACCGGTCTTCAGAGTGAGCATGTGTGGAAGATATTGTATTGCTGCATCCCCCGGTGAACTGGCAGAGCGATACCATGTATCAGCCCCTGCATTCTTCTTCCCCAGGTTTAATGTTGCCCCTTCAGAACCGATTCCTGCAGTCATTTCCCATCAGAATCATACCGAGATATTGGTTGGGAATTTTGGTTTCTCACAAGGGCTGAAAGGAAGAGTCATAAATGCCAGAGTAGAGAGTATTCAGGAAAAACCTCTCTTCAAATCCCACCTGCAATCAGGACGATGCCTCATTCCTGCTTCCGGATATTATGAATGGAAGTCGGTCGGAGGAAAGAAAGAGCCATGGTACATCTATCTTCCGGACGTTCCCATCATATCTTTTGCCGGCCTTGTACGAACCATGCATGCAGGTCATGAGATGGTAATCCTGACCACAGAAGCAACCGGGCCAATACAGGAGATTCATTCCCGCATGCCACTGGTCCTCTCGCAGCAGGGAGAAGAGGAATACCTTGCAGGGAAACATCCGGCAGAGACAGAGAGGTATGACAGTTCAGAGTACCGGATGCACCGGGTATCAGATCTGGTAAACAAGCCGGGCAGGGAAGGGCCGGACCTTATCAGACCTGTGGCCATGAATAATGCCCAGAGAACTCTGGACATGACAGAGCCGGAGTAATTACTGCTGATTGCCTGGAGTATCACACCTGATAGGAAGGACTATGGTAAAAGTAGTTCCCTGATCAGGACCGTCGCTTGATGCAATAATGGTCCCATGATGTTTCTGGACGATCTTCCGGCAGATTGCAAGACCAAGGCCAGTTGAACTCTTATCATGCCGTGATCGATCTGATTTATAGAATTCTTCAAATATCAAAACCTCCTCACCAGCCATGAGCCCTATTCCGGTATCCTTCACCGTAAGCGTTATGGTATCATCATCTCTCTTCACCTGGATCCGGATGTATCCGCCTGACGGTTTTGAAAACTTGATAGAATTTGAGATAAGATTATCAATCAGTTCCTGGATAAGTATCTGATCTCCCTGAATGATACAGCCTTCAGGCACCTCAACATGAGTTTCGATATGCGCCTGCCTGAGTGACATCCGGTTGATCTCAAGAACTGACCGGATGGTCTCTGCAAGATCAATATCATCACATTCAGGAATATAATCCAGTGAGTTCAGCCGGGCTAATTTCAGGGATTTGGATGCGATATTCTGAATATGCCGGGCATTTCTCTCAATGATCCGGACCATGTTCGCATGCTCCTCACCATCAAGTTCATCAAGCCGTGGTAAAAGCCCGAGGATGGGAGTCAGCGGAGTCCGGAGATCATGACCGAGCTGCATGATAAAATCATTCTTCTGCTCTAAAAGCCTCATCACCTCTTCAGTTCTGGTCTGCACTATCCGATCAAGATCTGCATTGATTTGAAAGAGCTGATCCCGCACTGCCTCAAGCTCTTTTGTCCGCTCTTCCATCTGCAGGGCATATAACCGTATCTTCTGCTCATTCTCTTTTCTCTTTGTAATATCAGTAACAACACCAAATGACCCGGTATACCGGCTATAGGGATCAAATGACGGTGATGCTGATATCTCTGCAATAATCTGGCGATTCTTTGCAGTAACCAGGGGAATTTCATATCGCTCTGACAGACCACTCTTCCGATTCTTCATCTTTTCGCGAATAATTTCGTGATAGGAGGGATGAATGATATCAAATGTACTTCTCCCGATAAGATCTTCAGGAGAAGCCTCCAGCATTTCAGCCATCCGGGTATTGACAAAGGTTGTCTTTTCATCCTGATCAACAATCCAGATACCTTCATTCAGCTTCTCCACAAGACGCTGATACTCCTCTTTACTCTCCCTGAGATGATGTTCTTTCTCCTGAAGACTGGATATCAGATCATTGAGATGAGAGATTAATAGGTTCAGACTTGTTTCAAGTTCAGAAAATTCATGACTCCCTGAGTAGGATACCCGGTGATTCAAATCGCCATGGGCTATCCGGTTAATATCATCAATTATCCGGCGAATCGGCCTTGTGATATGATAGGCAAGCAGATATGCGATGAAAAATCCGAGCAGCCCGGCAATAAGAGCAACGAGTGCATGGAACAACCGTATCGAGTCAAGATGCCGTTGCATGACAGTGGTATCATATTCAATCCGTGCAACCATGTCAAGCATCGTTCCCGATGCCGTCTTATCATCAGAGATATCAATAAAATAATAATATGTTTCAGAGGAATTCACCGGATCAGAGATTTTTATCCGGTCGGTACCCTGAAATGCCTTCTGAATATACTGAATAGCTGCTGGATCTGATGATCTCTTCTGATCATCCATGCTCCACAGCGTCCTGAACATGGAGTCATATAATGTCACTGAACGGAGGTGAGGTGTTTCATTCACAAAGGCCCGCATAACATTGGCATAGGAAAAATTCCTCCTGTCTTCAGTAAAGTCGCGGATATAATATGAAATTTCAAGAAGATACCGGTGATCCGGAGTGGGGTAATAAGCGAATTTTCGTGATTCTTTCACCGAGCTAAATCCATATACCGCCCGGTCGGCTTCGAAAACCGAACCATTTCGTATCCGGGTGATTACTTCGTATACATTCGGCCATTTTTTAAAATCAAGACCGATATCTCCTTTATAGGTAGCATCAATCACGATCCCGTTCTCATTAATAATATAAACATCCGCAATATCGATAACGTCCGGGCTGAACCTGCTTTTTATTTCCGTCACATTCATCCTGGCAGGATCGCCTCCGGACTGATTATACGCGTCCAGAACTATGGAGAACTGGTCTTTCATGGATTTATCAAAGGTATGATCAAAGAGCAGGAGGCCCTGATTAATCAGTTGCAGTGAGCTCTTCAGATGGTGCTCATTATGTTGTACTTCACTCTCCCAGATATCATACAGATGCTGATTTGTCTGCTCATAGGTAATAACAGACATCAGAACGATAAGAAAAATGAAACCAGTGGTCAGGATTATCATTACCAGTACAGGAAAAGAAAATCTGATACGGGATATTTTTCCTGGTTTTTCAGAACTGTCCGACACTGTTCTTCCTGGGGGATTTATTTGAGTTTCTTCTGTAAAGAACGTATTTATCCGTTCCAACTACGATCTCTGAGAGGAACTGGCATCGGGCCCTGATACTATGATAATGATACCGGAAAAGATATGCCTTGTGTCCTGCAGGTATGCACGGATATGTTATACCGCTTTAGGGACGGTTTTTGTTATCACGGCAGTTATAGGGATTTTCCTCCCGCTCCTTCCAACAACCCCCTTTCTCCTGCTGGCCGTTCTCTGTTATGCCAGGGGATCAGAGAGGTTTTATACCTGGATCATGCATCACCGGGTTTTTGGTCAATATATTAGTCAATATACCAGCGGGAAAGGGATGTCCCTGAAGTCACGTCTGGGAACAATCCTCCTGCTCTGGGTGGTAATTGGATGCACCATTCTTTTCTGGATCAGATCTGATATCATCCGCATCATTCTTCTGATCATTGCACTATCAGTGAGTGTCGGACTCTATATGATGAAACCACAGCCATGGAACCAAGAAAAAGAATGAAATCTATACTTTCTTCTTCGCAAAAAACGGCTTGGCCGCTTTACATCGCGGACATACCCAGGTATCAGGTATCTTTTCAAACAAGGTTCCTGCGACAATGCCATGCTCCGGATCTCCAAACCGCTCATCATACACGTATCCGCATTTTGTACACACCCATGCTGCCATATCTGAATATCTATCGCCCGGGGTAATGAAGGATCCGAATCGAATAGACCAGATTTGCAATACAGATTATCTGATATACATGTTCACCTGTTTTTCACTTTCACCCCATATCAAAATATTATATGCCACTTGAGAAAAATGCTCATGAATCAGTTTAGAGAAAAAGGATTGACCCTCAAGTAAGAGAGATCCTGACCTGAAGGAGAGAGATATCAAAGCAGGTTTTTGTATGTCAGAGCTGCGCAATGCCGCTTGTCAAAGATGAGGACTATGGAACAGAGAAGGATGGCAGCAGATCGTCTATCTCCTGTACTCACTGCTACCAGAACGGTGAATTCACCAACCCTGATGCAACCGTGGAAGGGATTGCGGAACTTGGGTGCCATGATCTCACAGATGTATGGAATGCCCATGGATAAGGCCAGGATGTTCATGACCGGTCAGATCCAGACCCTGAAGCGATGGAGTGGGAGAATTGTCCCTTACTGTCAGAGTTGTGGTATGCCCCTCTTTACCAGTGCTGATGCCGGGACAGAGAAGGACGGGCAGGAGAGTTCTACCTATTGTATCACCTGTTACCGGAATGGAGTATTTACCGAACCTGAACACACTCATGAAGGAATGATTCAGAACTGCACTCCGATGCCTGCACAGATGTTAAATCTGAAGCCGGAAAAAGCAGAAGAGATGGTAAGGGTATTTACCAAAGATCTCTCCAGGTGGAAGTAAATTACCCAAGTGTCACAACTAGCATTGCTTCTGCATCCTGCAGTGATCCGGTGGGATTCCCGTAATAATATGAGACAGTATCTCCGGCCATGAGTAAGTAGAGATTCAGACCATCGGTTTTTGGTTCTGCATAATCTTCCAGAAGTTCTCCATTTACTCTGACAAACCACACTTTTGTTGCTGTGTTGAAAAATTCATTAATTCCTTCCAGAATTAAGATGCCTCCCTTATGCATACCACGGTCATCTATACACAGATTCTGTATCTTTTTATCTATAAGAAGCATGTGAAGGACCCCGAGCGGGGTGTTCACCGGTATCTCGTACTCAATCCCAGAACTATCCGTGACATTAACTGTTCCCTCCGGGAGGGCAAGTACACCTGAATAGAGCATCCGGTTATCCTCTTTCTCTGCAGCGGGTGTTGGTTTAGGGAGTTCTTCAACCAGATCCGTGATATTGGAAATATTTCCGGTTTCATTCACCGGTTCCTTCGTGGGTGTCAAAACCAGGGGAACTTCTGCCAGGGGAGTGGGAACAGGACTCGGAACAGCGGTAGCATCTACAACCGGAACAGCAGTAGGAACAGGACTCGGAACAGCAGGAGCATCTACAACCGGAACAGCAGTGGGAACAGGACTCGGAACAGCGGTAGCATCTACAACCGGAACCACAGGGGGAACAGGACTCGGAACAGCGGTAGCATCTACAACCGGAACAGCAGTGGGAACAGGACTCGGAACGGTAGGAGCATCTACAACCGGAACCACGGTGGGAACAGGACTCGGAACAGCGGTAGCATCTACAACCGGAACAGCAGTGGGAACAGGACTCGGAACGGCAGGAGCATCTACAACCGGAACCACGGTGGGAACAGGACTCGGAACAGCGGTGGCCTCTACAACCGGAACCACGGTGGGAACAGGACTCGGAACAGCGGTGACCTCTACAACCGGAACCACGGTGGGAACAGGACTCGGAACAGCGGTGGCCTCTACAACCGGAACCACGGTGGGAACAGGACTCGGAACAGCGGTGACCTCTACAACCGGAACAGCAGTGGGAACAGGACTCGGAACAGCGGTGACCTCTACAACCGGAACAGCAGTGGGAACAGGACTCGGAACAGCGGTGACCTCTACAACCGGAACAGCAGTGGGAACAGGACTCGGAACAGCGGTGACCTCTACAACCGGAACAGCAGTGGGAACAGGACTCGGAACAGCGGTGGCCTCTACAACCGGAACCACGGTGGGAACGGGGGTTGATACGACAGGCATCTGTGAAATAACATACTGACCCATCATGGCAGAAGGAGAGACAAATTGCATCACCCCATTCTTGCTCCCCACCTGAACCCAGATAAGGGCTTTTGCAGCACTGGCAGGCAGGGTCGGATCACCGTACGCGAAAAGAACGTCATCTCCATCCTTCAGGAGATAGGTATTCAGACCTTCTACAGAAGGAAGAAGGTATTCTCTCAGCTGAACACCATTCACCAGGACAAACCAGGCATCATGTTCAGTCACCTGATATGAATTTACCCCGTCAAGGGTGAAAATACCCCGTTTATCAATCAGCTCATCCCCAATCCGATAACTGGAAATCATACCAGTCCCGGCCAGTGCCTGGATAATCCCCACCGGTGTCATAGCAGGAATCTGATACAAAGCCCCTGAATCAGCCCGAATTGACACATTTCCATCCCCATATGGAATCTGACCGGAAAAGATCACAACCTGGTTCTGCACCTGCTGAACAGGATTTCCTGCACTACAACAGGATGGAAGGATCATACAGAACATAAGAATGATCAGGATACCCGGTACCCATGCCCTCATACTACCCCTTTCCCTCATCTGGTTCCCATCTCCTCGTATATCACATGCAATGGCTGTAAGAATGGTAGTCGGCTGAATATATAAGCGATTTGGCTGATGCTCTGATTTTCAAACAAAAAGACGGTGTTCTGTGAGAAAAAACCGATCCATACAGGCAACTTTTATATAAAGCGGCAGATATTGATAGTGTAGATACATGGAATTCGAGGCATCAGGATTACTATTCAGGAAAGTCGCCCTCCCTGACCACCTGCCTGGATCCTTGTTCCTGCATCCTATGCCTGGCAGGTACGAAGACATAGGGACCTTTCTAGCAGAACTGGAAAAACGAAATATTCAGACGATAATCTCTCTTCCCTGCTTTGATGAGATTGCCAGCATATCTCCAGAGTACATGAAACTAATCAGGGATGAAGATCGGGCAATTACCATCGACTGCTTCCCGATTTCAGATTTCGGAGTTCCGGAGCGCCCTGATGACCTTCTGAAACTGGCAAAAAAATATGCAGAATACCTCAAAAAAGGAGATTCTATCCTTGTTCACTGCCGGATGGGGATAGGAAGAACCGGGCTTTTTGCTGTCGCTCTGCTCATGGCATCAGGAATTGAAAGACCTCTTGCGGAAAAGATAGTGCGGAGTGCAGGAGCCGGGCCGCAAACCCGGACCCAGGCTGACTTTTTACTATGGGCAGAACAGGCACTGAGAGAATAAACCCCCGGATTGCCAAATACAGAAAAAGTAGGATTTCAGGCCTTCTTCTGCTGTAGGTACCGCATCTTCCTTGAGAGCATCAGTCCGACAGAAGGGTCACCACCTAAAGAGAACGCCCGCTCATGGGCAACGGCAGCCTCTTCAAACCGGCCTGCATTTTGTAACGAATCCCCTTTTAAAAACCAGGCTTTGGCATTGGTATCATCAAGAGCCAGAATCCGGTCAAATGCTGCCGCAGCGGCATTATGATCTGCAGTCATCCAGAGCAGCTCTGCATACAACGACCATGCCTCAGTACTCTCCGGAGTTTTATCAATGAGCCGGCGAACAAGTGACAGTCCTTCTGCATATGAATCAGCCTCATAGAGGGATTTTACCCTTGCCAGCATCAGACCGGGATCATCAGGGATCTGCCGGAGTGCCTCTTCCACCGCCTGAGCTGCTTCATCCTCTCTCCCAAGCGTCTGTTCAATCTCTGCCTTCAATTTCCAGGCTTCGGCATTCTCCGGGTTCTGTTCGATAAC from Methanospirillum hungatei JF-1 includes the following:
- a CDS encoding sensor histidine kinase, whose product is MNRFLQVVIISLAGLLFFGALFTIISISIKEDEMRQDLLTDTRIGSVGIIREDLYQLKGTISDLNSPAYGRIKKYLTDVAQSRPLTRFVYLLGKSPDGELVFLADSEPDTSVMYSHPGQRYHEASGLIRDMFTHPQESVEGPLSDRWGRWVTGLVPIYGPDDTTVHAILGIDIDATSWESGVFKAVLIPVIITSLLCLLVIILSILWMRKDRERELLQAAEEKARMQAEKLAVQNQELIHVKEELALLTSDLEGRVSEDTVEIRKLNEELKERAQKVESLLIQKDQFIYQLAHDLRTPLTPMVAILPLVKEAVSDPDSQSLLDMFQKSLRYMEQMVEDIMELIRLNSHHTIDDVEEMNLKSLIDEEIQANSFMADEKELVFYNHVPPEVSLHLSRVYSHQLFRNLINNAVKFNAFKGTVTIRYHETPTGHEISIQDTGIGIHPDDIHRIWDEFFISDASRHDPESKGLGLSIVRKIVDLHGGTISVDSPGTGKGATFTVMLPKRQNNEKLKK
- a CDS encoding LysE family transporter; its protein translation is MSILELALMGFIIGLTGALAPGPTLIATIRSALHVGWTGGPRVTLGHVIAEMVIVVLIAAGISSFPETLRPAIAGIGGSALILFGGMTLFGARGAAISADISMESPSGPILAGLLTSVSNPYFWIWWFSVGSALLISSLSQGAAGLAAFIAGHWAADLGWFTLVSISIHHSRMMLSNRMYQGILVLCGVILVLFGIWFLIQAFPAPSL
- a CDS encoding ribonuclease HI family protein; amino-acid sequence: MMMIYTDGASRGNPGPAACSYQIKDENGNRIADYVCFLGQTTNNVAEYTAIIKALTRAAEETKEAIHVYSDSQLVIRQITGVYRINKPHLKALYDEVMVLASRFSHCIWEYVPRTHPDIGYCDRLCNEELDRHR
- a CDS encoding response regulator, translating into MRNWTGTGNDPQTSLRIITSDEEVCTMVPPDARLLIVDDDPAIREFLKNRLMMEGYEVSEAEDAEKALERLEEHPDTDLILLDVIMPGASGFDLLRTLKEDRRYCQIPVIMVTALGLVQDKELAFRLGAGDYLTKPFDTREMLARIGTHITLKKKNDAITHTNQVLSTILTTIPGIVYMKDADRKFLHVNHLFEEMCGICGDQIIGKTGDTLPDRKLAEAFNRSEELIFTHGIPFLENVEDISSKTGETKNIFFRRQPVRTPDGELNGLVGVGIDLTEQIQLRNILSDREAFLSTLMNSFPARIWAVDVNYHFTQQNMHHATRWGSLIGISVDEIETDSSVREEWKRRCDAALAGKIDCAVYPCGNKDKCRVLISWTVPIIEEDKKTGVLGISFELDEHTIQSIVLTNSECQGDEPAYI
- a CDS encoding response regulator, with amino-acid sequence MVQVLVVDDTRFMRTILVNILTEEGFEIVGEAEDGQQAVELYLKTKPDLVLMDIIMPKMDGMMALKTILGVNPAAKVIMVTAIQSVEMAKLAFKCGALSYIIKPFQKQGILQEIDKVLHQ
- a CDS encoding PAS domain-containing protein — protein: MSVLFVDDEPSMGDIARIFLEDRLGGCVVTQVTDGEDALEHIHTHTYDAIVADYEMPGLDGLQLLRTLRGNGDNTPFLVCTGKSRHEVVIEALNAGADFYLQKGEDPLVLFTEMKQMIVQAVTRRRSEKALAKSRNLLEEMIDFLPDATLAVDSSQRIIAWNRIMEELTGIPPAAVLNKCQDFSECTYRYPGVSSLIERILILGERTTGDPDNHGIENRIITEEYHGHVGEGDDNERYYRIMVSPILDADMQKVGFIGSVRDITLQKRYEYALLESRENFRALVENNTDIVMRFNPEGRHLYVNPAVKPYIPFPPENLIGKKYGELAYPPRLADDWDALIQQVIETGKPHEADISFQSPKGLVTFNWRLFPEFDMEGKVRSVLSISRDITYQREFEQEKQALLSQIERNLGEFAILNDGIRNPLAVITGWLSMMDLHEEERSTLMHQIRQIDEMITKLDRRWVESEKVLGFLRRHYAIQAGYPNRSSE
- a CDS encoding SOS response-associated peptidase; the protein is MCGRYCIAASPGELAERYHVSAPAFFFPRFNVAPSEPIPAVISHQNHTEILVGNFGFSQGLKGRVINARVESIQEKPLFKSHLQSGRCLIPASGYYEWKSVGGKKEPWYIYLPDVPIISFAGLVRTMHAGHEMVILTTEATGPIQEIHSRMPLVLSQQGEEEYLAGKHPAETERYDSSEYRMHRVSDLVNKPGREGPDLIRPVAMNNAQRTLDMTEPE